A window from Pseudomonas kribbensis encodes these proteins:
- a CDS encoding (2Fe-2S)-binding protein — protein MITLKLNGQDHPLDVTEDMPLLWAIRDVAGYNGTKFGCGMGLCGACTIHIDGLPVRSCITPIGSVAGQNVTTIDNLHADPIGQIVQQAWLDTAVAQCGFCQGGQIMSATALLKTNPNPSDEQIEEAMVGNICRCGTYNRIKTAIRQASTHLKEAKA, from the coding sequence ATGATTACCCTGAAACTCAATGGCCAAGACCATCCACTCGATGTCACCGAGGACATGCCCCTGTTGTGGGCGATCCGTGACGTTGCCGGTTACAACGGCACCAAGTTCGGCTGCGGCATGGGCCTGTGTGGCGCCTGCACCATTCATATCGACGGATTGCCGGTGCGTAGCTGCATCACGCCGATCGGTTCGGTGGCCGGGCAGAATGTAACGACCATCGACAACCTGCACGCCGATCCGATTGGTCAGATCGTCCAGCAAGCCTGGCTCGACACCGCGGTGGCCCAGTGCGGTTTCTGTCAGGGGGGGCAGATCATGTCCGCCACCGCGTTGCTCAAGACCAACCCGAACCCGAGCGACGAGCAGATCGAAGAGGCGATGGTCGGCAACATCTGCCGTTGCGGCACCTACAACCGGATCAAGACCGCCATCCGCCAGGCCTCCACTCACCTGAAGGAGGCCAAGGCATGA
- the murB gene encoding UDP-N-acetylmuramate dehydrogenase has product MSLQVHPQVSLKPFNTFGVDVRAQLFAEAHSDADVREALAYATAHDVPLLVIGGGSNLLLTADIPALVLRMASRGIRVISDDGNRVVIEAEAGEPWHPFVLHTLALGFSGLENLSLIPGTVGAAPMQNIGAYGVEIKDVFAGLTALDRQTGELRDFSLEECNFAYRDSVFKQHPGRWLILRVRFALDRVAHLHLEYGPVRQRLNEQGIEQPTPTDVSRAICSIRSEKLPDPAVLGNAGSFFKNPLVSAAVVAQIKAQHPDLVAYAQPDGQMKLAAGWLIERAGWKGFREADAGVHKLQALVLVNYGAATGLQLLDLAQRIQKDIAERFNVELEMEPNRY; this is encoded by the coding sequence ATGAGTTTGCAGGTACACCCTCAGGTTTCCCTGAAACCGTTCAACACCTTTGGCGTGGACGTTCGCGCGCAACTGTTTGCCGAAGCCCACAGCGACGCCGATGTGCGCGAAGCCCTGGCTTATGCGACCGCCCACGATGTGCCGTTGCTGGTCATCGGTGGCGGCAGCAATCTGCTGTTGACGGCGGACATCCCGGCACTGGTGCTGCGCATGGCCAGTCGTGGCATTCGCGTCATCAGCGACGATGGCAACCGCGTGGTGATCGAGGCCGAGGCGGGCGAGCCGTGGCATCCATTTGTCCTGCATACGCTGGCGCTGGGTTTTTCCGGGCTGGAAAACCTCAGCCTGATTCCCGGCACCGTCGGCGCTGCGCCGATGCAGAACATCGGTGCCTACGGCGTCGAGATCAAGGACGTGTTCGCCGGTCTGACGGCGCTGGATCGTCAGACCGGCGAGCTGCGCGACTTCAGTCTGGAAGAGTGCAACTTCGCCTACCGTGACAGCGTGTTCAAACAGCATCCGGGTCGTTGGTTGATCCTGCGGGTACGCTTTGCACTGGATCGAGTCGCCCATTTGCACCTGGAATACGGCCCGGTGCGTCAGCGCCTGAACGAACAGGGCATCGAGCAGCCGACGCCGACGGATGTCAGCCGCGCCATTTGCAGCATCCGCAGCGAGAAACTGCCGGACCCGGCGGTGCTGGGCAATGCCGGCAGCTTCTTCAAGAACCCGCTGGTGTCGGCGGCGGTGGTTGCGCAGATCAAGGCGCAGCATCCGGATCTGGTGGCCTATGCGCAACCGGACGGTCAGATGAAGCTGGCGGCGGGTTGGTTGATCGAACGAGCAGGCTGGAAAGGTTTCCGTGAGGCCGATGCCGGCGTGCATAAGTTGCAGGCGCTGGTGCTGGTCAATTACGGCGCGGCGACCGGGCTGCAACTGCTCGATCTGGCGCAACGTATCCAGAAAGACATTGCAGAACGTTTCAATGTCGAGCTGGAAATGGAGCCCAACCGTTATTGA
- a CDS encoding low molecular weight protein-tyrosine-phosphatase: MRVLFVCLGNICRSPTAEGVMRAKLREAGLDAQVEVASAGTGDWHVGNPPDKRSQAAAKLRGYDLSAQRAQQVSRADFASYDLILAMDNSNLRNLKVLQPSTGKAELDLFLRRYEGEVDEVPDPYYDGDQGFEQVLDLIERACDRLLIEVKGRL, encoded by the coding sequence ATGCGCGTTCTGTTCGTGTGCCTGGGCAACATCTGCCGTTCGCCCACTGCCGAGGGCGTCATGCGCGCCAAGCTACGTGAGGCCGGTCTGGACGCTCAGGTCGAAGTGGCTTCCGCCGGCACCGGTGACTGGCACGTCGGCAATCCGCCGGACAAGCGCAGTCAGGCTGCGGCCAAACTGCGTGGTTACGACTTGTCGGCGCAACGCGCCCAGCAAGTCAGCCGCGCCGATTTCGCCAGCTACGACCTGATCCTCGCCATGGACAACAGCAACCTGCGCAACCTCAAGGTCTTGCAACCGTCCACTGGCAAGGCCGAACTGGACCTGTTCCTGCGTCGCTATGAAGGCGAAGTCGATGAAGTGCCGGATCCGTATTACGACGGCGATCAGGGTTTCGAACAGGTGCTGGATCTGATCGAGCGCGCCTGCGACCGGTTGCTGATCGAAGTGAAGGGCCGGTTATGA
- the kdsB gene encoding 3-deoxy-manno-octulosonate cytidylyltransferase — translation MTTAFTVVIPSRYASTRLPGKPLLDIAGKPMIQHVWEQASKSSASRVVVATDDARIVEACKAFGAEVVLTREDHNSGTDRLAEVAAKLGLEPDAIVVNVQGDEPLIPPSVIDQVAANLAAHTEARMATLAEPIEDVETLFNPNVVKVVSDLNGLALTFSRATLPWARDAFAKSRDVLPEGVPYRRHIGIYAYRAGFLQDFVNWGPCWLENTESLEQLRALWHGVRIHVADALIAPPTGVDTAEDLERVRRLLEA, via the coding sequence ATGACCACAGCCTTCACCGTTGTCATCCCGTCGCGCTACGCCTCGACCCGCCTGCCGGGTAAACCGCTGCTGGATATCGCCGGCAAGCCGATGATCCAGCACGTCTGGGAACAGGCGAGCAAAAGCAGCGCCAGCCGTGTGGTCGTGGCCACCGACGACGCGCGTATCGTCGAGGCCTGCAAGGCTTTCGGCGCCGAAGTGGTGCTGACCCGTGAAGATCACAACTCCGGCACCGACCGCCTGGCCGAAGTGGCTGCGAAGCTGGGCCTGGAGCCGGATGCCATCGTGGTCAACGTCCAGGGTGACGAACCGCTGATCCCGCCAAGCGTGATCGATCAGGTCGCCGCCAATCTTGCGGCCCACACCGAAGCGCGCATGGCCACCCTGGCCGAGCCGATCGAGGACGTGGAAACCCTGTTCAATCCGAACGTGGTCAAGGTCGTCAGCGACCTCAACGGTCTGGCGCTGACCTTCAGTCGTGCGACCCTGCCATGGGCCCGCGATGCGTTCGCCAAGAGCCGCGACGTGCTACCGGAAGGCGTGCCGTATCGCCGCCATATCGGCATCTATGCCTACCGCGCCGGTTTCCTTCAGGACTTCGTGAACTGGGGCCCGTGCTGGCTGGAAAACACCGAATCCCTCGAACAGCTGCGTGCCCTGTGGCATGGCGTGCGGATTCACGTGGCTGACGCATTGATCGCGCCGCCAACCGGAGTCGACACCGCCGAAGACCTCGAGCGCGTCCGTCGCCTGCTGGAGGCCTGA
- a CDS encoding Trm112 family protein has translation MDTKLLDILACPVCKGPLKLSADKTELISKGAGLAYPIRDGIPVMLESEARTLTTDERLDK, from the coding sequence ATGGACACCAAATTGCTCGACATCCTCGCCTGCCCGGTCTGCAAAGGCCCGCTCAAGCTCAGCGCCGACAAGACCGAACTGATCAGCAAGGGCGCCGGCCTGGCGTACCCGATCCGTGACGGCATCCCGGTGATGCTGGAAAGCGAAGCCCGCACCCTGACCACCGACGAGCGTCTGGATAAATGA
- the lpxK gene encoding tetraacyldisaccharide 4'-kinase: protein MAMSDRLLAAWYQGHPALTLLRPLEWLYRRVVAGKRQRFLDGEGEIYQSPVPVIVVGNITVGGTGKTPMILWLIEHCRRSGLRVGVVSRGYGAKPPHLPWRVEADQGADIAGDEPLLIVQRTGVPLMIDPNRGAAVKALLASEPLDLILSDDGMQHYRLARDLELVLIDAARGLGNKRCLPAGPLREPIERLQSVDGVLFNGAPEDREDGFAFRLQPTALVNLLSGERQPLERFPAGQSLHAVAGIGNPQRFFNTLEALDWRPVPHAFADHAEYSVQALSFTPSLPLVMTEKDAVKCRAFAAADWWYLAVDAVPSPAFVAWFDTQLMRLLPDRLLP from the coding sequence ATGGCCATGTCCGATCGTCTGCTCGCCGCTTGGTATCAGGGGCATCCGGCCCTGACGCTGTTGCGGCCGCTGGAGTGGCTGTATCGCCGCGTGGTGGCCGGCAAGCGTCAGCGTTTTCTCGACGGCGAGGGCGAGATCTATCAGTCGCCGGTGCCGGTGATCGTGGTCGGCAATATCACGGTGGGTGGCACCGGCAAGACGCCGATGATTCTGTGGCTGATCGAACACTGTCGGCGCAGCGGATTGCGGGTCGGCGTGGTCAGTCGCGGCTACGGCGCCAAGCCGCCGCATTTGCCGTGGCGGGTCGAAGCCGATCAAGGTGCCGACATCGCCGGCGACGAGCCGCTGCTAATCGTGCAGCGCACCGGTGTGCCGCTGATGATCGACCCGAATCGCGGCGCTGCCGTCAAAGCCTTGCTGGCCAGTGAACCGCTGGACCTGATCCTGTCCGATGACGGCATGCAACATTATCGTCTGGCGCGGGATCTTGAGCTGGTGCTGATCGACGCCGCCCGTGGGCTGGGCAACAAGCGCTGCCTGCCCGCCGGTCCTCTGCGTGAACCGATCGAGCGTCTGCAAAGCGTCGATGGCGTGCTGTTCAACGGCGCCCCTGAGGATCGCGAAGACGGTTTCGCTTTCCGCCTGCAACCCACGGCGCTGGTCAATCTGCTCAGCGGCGAACGCCAGCCCCTCGAACGTTTTCCAGCCGGGCAGTCGCTGCACGCAGTCGCCGGGATCGGCAATCCGCAACGTTTCTTCAATACCCTCGAAGCGCTAGACTGGCGGCCTGTGCCCCACGCGTTTGCCGACCACGCCGAATACAGCGTGCAGGCCTTGAGTTTTACGCCGTCATTGCCATTGGTGATGACCGAAAAGGACGCGGTGAAGTGCCGCGCCTTCGCTGCCGCCGACTGGTGGTACCTGGCGGTCGATGCCGTGCCGTCGCCGGCCTTCGTGGCCTGGTTCGACACGCAGTTGATGCGCCTGTTGCCGGATCGTCTTTTGCCTTAA
- a CDS encoding ExbD/TolR family protein — MKFRRKPRETIDINLASLIDVVFILLLFFVVTTTFTRETQLRVDLPEAVSGSPAEDQQVKQLDVAISAEGVFSVNNKILPKNDLATLMEAMQKEANGDTNMPLSISADGKTQHQSVITAMDAAGKLGFSHLRMTTVEAAPKS, encoded by the coding sequence GTGAAATTCCGTCGCAAGCCCCGGGAAACCATCGATATCAACCTCGCGTCGCTGATCGACGTGGTGTTCATTCTGCTGCTGTTTTTCGTCGTGACCACCACCTTCACCCGCGAAACCCAGCTGCGCGTCGACCTGCCGGAAGCGGTGAGCGGCTCGCCGGCCGAGGATCAGCAGGTCAAGCAACTGGACGTTGCCATCAGCGCTGAAGGCGTGTTCTCGGTGAACAACAAGATTCTGCCGAAGAACGACCTGGCGACCCTGATGGAAGCCATGCAGAAAGAAGCCAACGGTGACACCAACATGCCGTTGTCGATCAGTGCCGATGGCAAGACCCAGCATCAATCCGTGATCACCGCCATGGACGCGGCCGGCAAGCTCGGTTTCAGCCATTTGCGCATGACCACGGTCGAGGCGGCGCCCAAATCCTGA
- a CDS encoding MotA/TolQ/ExbB proton channel family protein, with product MWELVKSGGWMMLPIILSSIAAMAIVAERLWTLRASRVTPEHLLGQVWVWIKDKQLNKEKLKELRANSPLGEILAAGLANSKHGREIMKECIEEAAARVIHELERYVNALGTIAAMSPLLGLLGTVLGMIDIFSAFTGSGMTTNASVLAGGISKALITTAAGLMVGIPSVFFHRFLQRRIDELVVGMEQEAIKLVEVVQGDRDVDLAGGKA from the coding sequence GTGTGGGAATTGGTCAAATCCGGCGGCTGGATGATGTTGCCGATCATTCTGAGTTCCATCGCCGCCATGGCGATCGTCGCCGAACGCCTGTGGACGCTGCGCGCCAGTCGCGTCACCCCTGAGCATCTGCTGGGTCAGGTCTGGGTCTGGATCAAGGACAAGCAGCTCAACAAGGAAAAACTCAAGGAATTGCGCGCCAACTCGCCGCTGGGTGAAATCCTCGCCGCGGGCCTGGCCAACTCCAAGCATGGTCGCGAGATCATGAAAGAGTGCATTGAAGAAGCCGCCGCCCGGGTCATCCACGAGCTGGAACGCTACGTCAATGCGCTGGGCACCATCGCCGCCATGTCGCCGCTGCTGGGTCTGCTGGGTACGGTGCTGGGCATGATCGATATTTTCAGCGCCTTCACCGGTTCCGGCATGACCACCAACGCTTCGGTATTGGCCGGTGGTATCTCCAAGGCGCTGATTACCACGGCGGCGGGCCTGATGGTCGGTATCCCGTCGGTGTTCTTCCACCGTTTCCTGCAACGCCGCATCGATGAACTGGTGGTGGGCATGGAGCAGGAAGCGATCAAACTGGTGGAAGTGGTACAGGGCGACCGTGATGTCGATCTGGCCGGGGGCAAAGCGTGA
- a CDS encoding DNA internalization-related competence protein ComEC/Rec2, whose protein sequence is MRTGMMALAVGLLAPVFLPALPPVGWMLWLPVVALMLLPFRSYPLAFLLFGFAWSCIGAQWALDERLPVELDGETRWVEGRVVGLPQSGDGVVRFELADARSRHGKLPSLIRLAWYDGPPVNSGERWRLAVKLKRPGGLLNPDAFDYEAWLLAQRIGATGTVKDGRRLAEAQWAWRDGIRQRLLEVDTQGRGAALAALVLGDGSGLSREDWQILQDTGTVHLLVISGQHIGLLAAVMYGLVAGLVRFGVWPLRWPWLPWACGLAFAAALGYGLLAGFDVPVRRACVMVALVLLWRLRFRHLGAWWPLLLAFNGVLLMDPLAALRPGLWLSFTAVAVLIFTFGGRLGPWRWWQIWTRAQWLIAIGLCPVLLILGLPISLSGPLANLLAVPWISFAVLPPALLGTLLLPIPYVGEGLLWLAGGLVDGLFRALALIAGRWPAWVAPSMPGWILALGCIGAVLLLLPRGIPLRPLGWPLLLVLAFPPREQLAEGMADVWQLDVGQGLAILIRTRHHTLLYDTGPRFGDFDVGERVVLPALHKLGVERLDLMLLSHADADHAGGALAVASGLPVSRVISGDPSGLPEVLNAETCESGRQWQWDGVAFHLWQWGDAQDSNQRSCVLQIEANGERLLLTGDIDTAAERDLLNSVLAVPTQWLQAPHHGSRSSSSMALLKVLQPRDVLISRGQGNSFGHPHPTVIARYRKQGLRIHDSAEQGAIHLQLGRFQPARSMRQQRRFWREPPQPGATHR, encoded by the coding sequence ATGCGCACAGGGATGATGGCGCTGGCAGTCGGTCTGCTGGCCCCGGTTTTTTTGCCGGCCTTGCCGCCGGTCGGGTGGATGCTGTGGCTGCCGGTGGTGGCACTGATGCTGTTGCCGTTTCGCAGTTATCCGCTGGCATTTTTGCTGTTCGGCTTCGCCTGGTCTTGTATCGGCGCGCAATGGGCGCTGGATGAGCGACTGCCGGTGGAGCTGGACGGCGAGACGCGCTGGGTCGAAGGGCGGGTCGTTGGTCTGCCGCAGAGCGGCGACGGGGTCGTGCGCTTCGAGTTGGCCGATGCCCGTTCGCGTCACGGGAAACTGCCTTCGCTGATACGCCTGGCCTGGTACGACGGGCCACCGGTCAACAGCGGTGAGCGCTGGCGGTTGGCGGTCAAACTCAAACGTCCCGGCGGGTTGCTCAATCCCGATGCCTTCGATTACGAAGCCTGGCTGCTGGCCCAGCGCATCGGCGCTACCGGCACAGTTAAGGACGGCCGTCGGCTGGCGGAGGCGCAGTGGGCCTGGCGGGACGGCATCCGACAGCGTCTGCTGGAGGTGGATACACAGGGCCGGGGCGCGGCGCTGGCGGCGTTAGTCCTGGGCGATGGCTCGGGGCTCAGTCGCGAGGACTGGCAGATCCTGCAGGACACCGGCACCGTGCACCTGCTGGTGATTTCCGGACAGCACATCGGTCTGCTGGCGGCGGTGATGTATGGGCTGGTCGCCGGACTGGTGCGATTCGGTGTGTGGCCGTTGCGTTGGCCATGGCTGCCGTGGGCCTGTGGTCTGGCGTTCGCGGCAGCGTTGGGGTACGGGCTGCTGGCCGGGTTCGATGTGCCGGTGCGACGAGCCTGCGTGATGGTTGCGCTGGTGTTGCTTTGGAGATTGCGCTTTCGCCATCTCGGTGCCTGGTGGCCGTTGTTGCTGGCCTTCAATGGTGTGCTGCTGATGGATCCGCTGGCGGCTCTGCGTCCAGGGCTGTGGTTGTCTTTCACGGCGGTGGCAGTACTGATTTTTACCTTCGGCGGTCGTCTGGGGCCGTGGCGCTGGTGGCAGATCTGGACGCGTGCGCAATGGCTGATCGCAATCGGCTTGTGCCCGGTGTTGCTGATCCTGGGCCTGCCGATCAGTCTCAGCGGGCCATTGGCCAATCTGCTGGCGGTGCCGTGGATCAGTTTTGCGGTGCTCCCGCCGGCATTGCTCGGCACTTTGTTGTTGCCGATTCCCTATGTCGGCGAAGGTCTGTTGTGGCTGGCCGGCGGGCTGGTCGATGGATTGTTCCGGGCTCTGGCCCTGATCGCCGGGCGCTGGCCGGCGTGGGTGGCGCCATCGATGCCGGGATGGATCCTGGCGCTGGGCTGCATCGGTGCCGTGTTGTTATTACTGCCCCGAGGCATTCCATTGCGTCCCTTGGGCTGGCCGCTGCTGCTGGTGCTGGCATTTCCGCCCCGGGAGCAGTTGGCCGAAGGTATGGCGGATGTCTGGCAACTCGATGTCGGCCAAGGGCTGGCGATTTTGATCCGCACACGCCATCACACATTGCTGTACGACACCGGGCCGCGCTTCGGGGATTTCGATGTCGGCGAGCGAGTGGTGCTGCCAGCCTTGCACAAACTGGGTGTGGAGCGACTCGATCTGATGTTGCTCAGCCATGCCGACGCCGACCATGCCGGAGGGGCGCTGGCCGTGGCAAGCGGCTTGCCGGTCAGTCGGGTGATCAGCGGCGATCCGTCGGGGCTGCCCGAAGTGCTGAACGCTGAAACCTGTGAAAGTGGTCGGCAGTGGCAGTGGGACGGCGTTGCCTTTCATCTATGGCAGTGGGGGGACGCTCAGGACAGTAACCAGCGTTCCTGTGTCCTGCAGATCGAAGCCAACGGCGAGCGATTGCTGTTGACCGGCGATATCGACACTGCTGCCGAACGGGATTTGCTTAACAGCGTGTTGGCGGTCCCTACTCAGTGGCTGCAAGCACCGCACCATGGCAGCCGCAGTTCTTCCTCGATGGCATTGCTCAAGGTTTTGCAGCCCCGGGACGTGCTGATCTCCCGGGGGCAGGGCAATTCGTTCGGGCATCCGCATCCGACCGTCATCGCCCGTTACCGCAAGCAAGGTTTGCGCATCCATGACAGCGCCGAGCAGGGCGCCATTCATCTGCAACTGGGCCGATTTCAGCCGGCCCGGTCGATGCGTCAGCAACGCCGGTTCTGGCGCGAGCCGCCCCAGCCGGGGGCGACGCACCGTTGA
- a CDS encoding DUF2062 domain-containing protein, with protein MPRRLFKRYMPDPTSIREHKSLRFLGKLLHDPNLWHLNRHSVARAMAVGIFAAFLPIPAQMLVAAALAITVRGNMPIAVSLVWLTNPVTMPPVFYCTYKVGAWLMDIPARTLPDSLTWEWISGELSTLWQPFLLGSVVVGLALGALAYCLVMMYWRWWVARQWARRKKSRQS; from the coding sequence ATGCCCCGGCGCTTATTCAAACGTTACATGCCCGACCCGACGAGCATCAGGGAACACAAATCCTTACGCTTTCTCGGCAAGTTGCTGCATGACCCGAACCTCTGGCACCTCAACCGGCACTCGGTGGCCCGGGCCATGGCCGTCGGCATTTTTGCGGCTTTCCTGCCGATTCCCGCGCAGATGCTGGTGGCCGCCGCACTGGCGATCACCGTGCGCGGCAACATGCCGATTGCCGTCAGCCTGGTCTGGCTGACCAATCCGGTCACCATGCCGCCGGTGTTCTACTGCACCTACAAAGTCGGGGCGTGGCTGATGGACATCCCTGCCCGCACCCTGCCGGATTCATTGACCTGGGAGTGGATCAGCGGCGAACTCTCGACCCTGTGGCAACCGTTCCTGCTCGGTTCGGTGGTGGTCGGGCTGGCGCTGGGCGCCCTCGCCTATTGCCTGGTAATGATGTACTGGCGCTGGTGGGTCGCCCGGCAATGGGCGCGACGCAAGAAAAGTCGCCAGTCCTGA
- a CDS encoding ABC transporter permease, producing the protein MSSELRPNLVALNTIVYREVRRFTRIWPQTLLPPAITMVLYFVIFGNLIGKQIGGMGGFSYMEYIVPGLIMMSVITNSYGNVVSSFFGSKFQRSIEELMVSPVSPHTILIGYTLGGVLRGLMVGVIVTILSLFFTSLQVHHLGVTVLVVVLTATIFSLLGFINAVFARNFDDISIIPTFVLTPLTYLGGVFYSITLLPPFWQTVSLANPVLHMVNAFRYGILGVSDIRIGIAITFMLVATVVLYFGCARLLVSGRGMRT; encoded by the coding sequence ATGAGTTCCGAGCTGCGCCCCAACCTCGTTGCCCTCAACACCATCGTTTACCGCGAAGTCCGGCGCTTCACCCGGATCTGGCCGCAGACCCTGCTGCCGCCGGCGATCACCATGGTTCTGTACTTCGTGATCTTCGGCAACCTGATCGGCAAACAGATCGGCGGCATGGGCGGCTTCAGTTACATGGAGTACATCGTGCCGGGGCTGATCATGATGTCGGTGATCACCAACTCCTACGGCAACGTGGTGTCGAGTTTCTTCGGCAGCAAGTTCCAGCGCTCCATCGAAGAACTGATGGTGTCGCCGGTGTCGCCGCATACGATCCTGATCGGCTACACCCTCGGTGGCGTACTGCGTGGCCTGATGGTCGGCGTCATCGTGACGATTCTGTCGCTGTTCTTCACCAGCCTGCAGGTGCATCACCTGGGCGTTACCGTGCTGGTGGTGGTGCTGACGGCGACGATCTTCTCGCTGCTGGGTTTCATCAACGCCGTGTTTGCGCGCAACTTCGATGATATTTCGATCATCCCGACGTTCGTGCTGACGCCGCTGACCTACCTCGGTGGCGTGTTCTATTCGATCACCTTGCTGCCGCCGTTCTGGCAGACCGTGTCGCTGGCGAACCCGGTGCTGCACATGGTCAACGCCTTTCGTTACGGCATCCTAGGTGTGTCGGACATCCGCATCGGTATCGCGATCACCTTCATGCTGGTGGCGACCGTGGTGCTGTACTTCGGTTGTGCGCGGTTGCTGGTGAGCGGTCGCGGTATGCGTACCTGA
- a CDS encoding ABC transporter ATP-binding protein codes for MSSALSIRQLTKTYGNGFQALSGIDLDVAEGDFFALLGPNGAGKSTTIGILSTLVNKTSGTVNIFGHDLDKNPAALKRSIGVVPQEFNFNQFEKTFDIVVTQAGYYGIPAKIAKERAEQYLTQLGLWDKRDVSSRSLSGGMKRRLMIARALVHEPRLLILDEPTAGVDIELRRSMWTFLTELNQKGITIILTTHYLEEAEQLCRNIGIIDHGTIVENTSMRQLLGQLHVETFLLDLKNDLAVAPQLAGYPARLVDAHTLEVQVDKSMGITALFGQLALQNIEVLSLRNKTNRLEELFVSLVEKNLSKVAV; via the coding sequence ATGAGTTCCGCTCTGTCCATCCGGCAGCTAACCAAAACCTACGGCAACGGGTTCCAGGCCTTGAGTGGTATCGATCTGGACGTCGCCGAAGGTGACTTCTTCGCGTTGCTCGGCCCCAACGGCGCCGGCAAATCCACGACCATCGGCATTCTCTCGACCCTGGTGAACAAGACCAGCGGCACGGTGAATATCTTCGGTCACGACCTGGACAAGAACCCCGCGGCGCTCAAGCGCTCGATCGGCGTGGTGCCCCAGGAATTCAACTTCAACCAGTTCGAAAAGACTTTCGACATCGTCGTGACCCAGGCCGGCTACTACGGCATTCCGGCGAAGATCGCCAAGGAACGCGCCGAGCAATACCTGACCCAGCTCGGACTGTGGGACAAGCGCGATGTGTCGTCGCGTTCGTTGTCCGGCGGCATGAAGCGCCGTCTGATGATCGCCCGGGCGCTGGTGCACGAGCCGCGTCTGCTGATCCTCGACGAACCGACTGCCGGCGTCGACATCGAACTGCGCCGCTCGATGTGGACCTTCCTCACCGAGCTGAACCAGAAAGGCATCACCATCATCCTCACCACCCATTACCTGGAAGAGGCTGAGCAGCTGTGCCGCAACATCGGCATCATCGACCACGGCACCATCGTCGAGAACACCAGCATGCGTCAGTTGCTCGGGCAACTGCATGTGGAAACCTTCCTGCTCGACCTGAAGAACGATCTGGCGGTTGCACCGCAGCTGGCCGGCTATCCGGCCCGTCTGGTGGATGCGCATACCCTGGAGGTCCAGGTCGACAAGTCCATGGGCATCACTGCGCTGTTCGGCCAGTTGGCCCTGCAGAACATCGAAGTGCTGAGCCTGCGCAATAAAACCAATCGCCTCGAGGAGCTGTTCGTGTCCCTGGTGGAGAAAAATCTGTCGAAGGTGGCGGTATGA
- a CDS encoding glutathione S-transferase family protein yields MLKIWGRKNSSNVRKPLWAAEELGLAYEAIDAGGAFGVVDTPEYRAMNPNGRVPVIEDDGFVLWESNAIVRYLLARHAANTSWYPADLQTRAIADKWMDWTTSSFAGPFRTVFWGVLRTPADKQDWPAIHAAIKECDGLLAMADQALKNQPYLSGSEIGMGDIPLGSFIYAWFEMPIERAPMPYLEAWYARLKQRPAYRKAVMTALT; encoded by the coding sequence ATGCTGAAGATCTGGGGTCGCAAGAATTCGTCGAATGTCAGAAAACCGTTGTGGGCGGCCGAAGAGCTCGGGCTGGCCTACGAGGCGATCGATGCCGGTGGCGCGTTCGGTGTGGTCGACACGCCGGAGTACCGGGCGATGAACCCGAACGGTCGGGTGCCGGTGATCGAAGACGACGGTTTTGTGTTGTGGGAATCCAATGCCATCGTTCGCTACCTGTTGGCCAGGCATGCGGCGAACACCTCGTGGTATCCGGCGGATCTGCAGACCCGCGCCATCGCCGACAAGTGGATGGACTGGACCACGTCCAGTTTCGCAGGCCCTTTCCGCACGGTGTTCTGGGGCGTTCTGCGCACCCCGGCGGACAAGCAGGACTGGCCGGCGATCCATGCCGCGATCAAGGAATGCGACGGTTTGCTGGCCATGGCCGATCAGGCCCTGAAAAACCAGCCGTACCTGTCCGGCAGTGAAATCGGCATGGGCGACATTCCGCTCGGCAGTTTCATTTATGCCTGGTTCGAGATGCCGATCGAGCGTGCGCCGATGCCGTATCTGGAAGCCTGGTACGCGCGACTGAAGCAGCGTCCGGCGTATCGCAAAGCCGTCATGACCGCGTTGACTTAA